AAAAGATGTTTATACAAAAAACCGCAAGAATTTATAAGCCTTAATAATTATCGTTTTAATCTCTGTCATCATAATCGTCGTCATCGATCTCATCATCTTCAGTTTCAAACGCTTCAAAACTGGTCACGTTAATCTTATAATTGTCATCTTTGTCTTTTGTAACAATGCCCTTTACTTCGACATCCTCATTCAAATAGTTAAACAAGTCCTTTCCTTGTTTATTAAGTTCAACCAGATAATCATCATCATCGGTTGAAATTTCGATCCCCACAACCGTATCATCCTCTTCAATAGGACTAACAAATCCAAAAAGGGTGACATCTTTTTGCGGTTTTTTAGCTTTTTTCATACCTTATTCCTTTCATATAAAATGTTTAATGTATAACCTGAATTTTCAAACATTGAATAATATTTCCATTGTTAATATTGGCTACGCAAAGCAATGCCTATGCCAATTTTATAACCTATTGATATTTATTATTTTTTAATTGGCATCATCTCTTGTGAATCGGAACTCGGTATTCCGAGATTAATGGAAATCTTTTCTATTTTACAAGCAACTATGATTTCGAGATAATCTAATCCATTGAAACTAAATGCAAATCTTAAAACAGGAATTCCATGTTCCGGTTTTTCCATAATTCGGATATAAAAGTTCTGCTTTGGCTTCCATCGATGGATTGTACCAACCGCCCGACAATTATATAGCGCAAAGCTCCCGGAGCATCTATTCGTGATTTTTCAGGTATGTAAACCGAATAACACATTGCACATCATGAATTAAGTTGAACCGCAAAAGCGAGCACATTCCCAGCAGCTTGCCGCTGGGTTAGCGAGCGAATCTGAAAATAGCAAACCTCCCTACGGTCGAAGATTCCGTGCGGCTTGCTACGGGGAGTTTCAATAGTTTAGGATGTCCGGGAAGCTTTCTTATTGATTCCGGAACCAAAATGTTCCTATAGCCCGACCCCCAAGGCTTCCGGGGCGAAGTTCATCGAAAAGCAGGTTTTTCAAGAACAACGATGTAAAGAAAGGAATCTCTGGCAGGAAAAGGGCTGGCTGAAATTATTTCAACCCGCCGTGAGTTTGTCTTTTAAACGTGGCGAAAAAAATCGCAAAAGAAAATCAATATTCACTTCTTGACGATACAAACTTATGAACTGAGGAATGTCCTCTAAGCTTCTGGGTGACCCCATTCATTTGTTCCACCATGCAGTGACAAATACCCACCCCACAGGAATTCCTCCTATTAAAATGAGGCCTTCTGTTTATAGACAAAGCCAATTGCAGACTGATAATAATTGATTTAAATCGGACATCTCCTGACTGAATGAATACACTTAGATGGAGGAGATAATATGATTTCTTCTCCATGCAAAAAAAATATTCCGGGAAAGACCTGACAAAGGAGCATTTTACCAAAGATTGTCAATTGCTTGAAAGCAATACAAGACATTCAGATATTGTCTGAAAAAAGGAGGATTGTCTTATGAAGAAAACAGGATGGATACCAACAGTATGTTATCAGTGTAAGGCCGAATGTGCCATTTTGGTGCGCGCGGAGGACGGCAAAATAAAGGAGATTAGAGGCAACCCACGCCATGGCGGCAAGGCGTGTGTCAAGGCCATGGCCGGCATTTCACTTGAATACAGCCAAGACCGCCTGACCCATCCCTTGAAGCGCGTGGGCAAGCGCGGCGAGGGCAAATTTGAGAGAATATCGTGGGACGAGGCTTTGGAAATCATCACGGCGAAATTGAAAGCGCTCAAAGATCGGGGCGAAGCGCATAAGCTCACGGCCAGCTTCTTTCCCCACAGCATTACCGATCCCAAATGGCGTTTTCTGAACGCATACGGCGGATTCATCAATACCGCTTTGCCCCACTGCGACTCAGCCAAAATTGTATCTTTTATCAAGACCATGGGCGGTGTTCCAAACCACCATATCCCGCCGGCATGGTTCACAGTGCCCAAAGGCGGCATCATGATTCTTGTCGGCCGGCATGCCTTTGGCGGCATGGATGATGCGGCTGTCCCCAGAGATATCCTGGATGCCAAAGCGCGCGGGGCAAAACTGGTGGTCATAGACCCGCTGTTTACTGCCGACGCCGCCAAGGCCGACTGGTGGATTCCCATCAAGCCTTCCGGTGATACGGCGTTTTTCCTGGGTATGATTTACCATATCATTGCCAACGATCTCTATGACAAGGAATTCGTAGACAACTGGGTCAGGGAAGGGGACTTTGAAAAACTTAGAGCCTATATCGCGGATAAAACCCCTGAAACCATGAGCAAAATCTGCGATGTGCCTGCGGCGACAATCAAGAAGCTGGCAGAAGATTGCGCAAAGGCCCCATCCGTGGGTATAGATAGCTTCAAGGGGATTATGCTGGGTCAAGCCTTGGACTTCGGTCACGCCTGGACAATTCTGCTGGCCATTACCGGCAACATCGACAACCCCGGCGGACAGCCCCTCCCGGACCTCACACCCCTGGCGTCGGTAGAACCTGTCCCTCAAGGGCCTGATTTGCACGAGCTGGGATGGCATCGCACAGGTCCGGACAGAGAAAAATTTGCCAAGTATTCTTTTATTATGGAGCCTGTCTGGTACGAGTCTCAGGCGATCAAAAACAATGACCTGAAGGTGCTAATAACTGCAGAGGCGAATCCTGCCTTAACAGAAATGGGGCAGGAGGAATGGCAGAAAGCGGTTTGCATGCCCGGTGAAAATAGCGAATACCGGTTAGAGCTTCTGGTCAGCCATGAAATCATGCATTCAGAAACTTCCAGATATGCCGATATCGTCCTTCCGGACAAGTCGTATTTTGAGCGCTGGGAGCTTTTGTACATGCCGTGGTGGTATAATTTCGGTCATGGGATCATCCTGCGACAGCCGATCGTAAAAGCGCCGGGTGAATGCCGTCATTCCAACGCGGTATTCATTGAAATCGGAAAGAGATTAACCCCTGAATATTTCCGGTTCAAGGATGACGTGGCTTACTATGACATACAGCTGGCGAGTCTGGGCCTTTCGGTGGAAAAGCTCCAGGAAATGGGCGGCGTCTGGTCGCCGGGCAGTATGGGTTTTAGAAAATACGAGAAGAGAGGCGGTTTCGGCACGCCAAGCAAGAAGTTGCACCTTTACTGGGAGGATCTTGAGGAGATGAACCAGGCGTTGCCTCGAACCGGGTTGGCCTCCGAATACGAGGTGGACGAAGATAAGTATCCGTTTATCCTGGTTTCGTACCGGAGTATTTTTCACTCGGGTTCCGGACAGTGGACGCACAACAACCCCCAGCTCCGAGACAGGGTGGGCGGCTTATATGAAAATCCGATTCTCGTGAATCGAGCAGCCGCTGAAAAAATAGGCATCGATGACAAAGATATGGTTACTCTATCATCGCGCACGGGACGCGTGAAAGTCAGGGTTAAACTGACCGAGCGAATCAGGCCCGATTGTATTGGCATCCATCACGGATTCGGTTCCACAGTGGGATCGGTGGCTTCGACGGGCGAAGGCGTGAGCGATAATATTCTAATACCGGACGCGGGCTCGACCCTTGAATGGCAAGACGTTGTTGGGGGTGAATCCCATGTTTCCTGCCGTGTCCAAATTGAGAAATAGAGGAGGAAGTCATGAAACAATTAAGCTTGATGATAGATTTGGAACGGTGCATCGGATGTAAGACGTGTATCGCGGCGTGCCGCAATTATCATGAACTTGTAGACCATGAAGCGGGCATACCGAACGAAATCCCCTATTATTTGAGAGTCGAAAGCAAACGCGAGGGGACGTATCCGGATGTGTCGGTAACCAGTTGGGTTGTCCCCTGCCTCCATTGCATAAATGCCCCGTGTGTTAAAGCCTGCAAAGCCAATGCCATTGCAAAGGATCCGGAGACGGGGATCGTCCGAATCGACGCTGAAAAATGCGTGGGCGCAAAAGACTGCATTGAAGTTTGTCACTATAACGTCATCCAGTTCAACGAGAAGGATAATTTTGCCCACAAATGCGATATGTGCTTTGATCGGGTCCATTCAGGAGAAATACCGGTCTGTGCAGAGGTTTGTCTAACCAATGCGATCACTTTTGGGGAGCGGAAGTTGCTCAAGCAACGGGCCGTTGATAATGGCCGAAACGTGGTTAAGAAGATGAGCACGCAATCGATATTATACATACGATAGCAGACCGGGACTGCATGCATGTATGCGAAGAAGAACCATCTCTGAAATGGTCTCCTCCGGATACAGGGCTCTCATAACACAAAAATCGGTTTGTTGGCTCGGAGGTAGAATACCATGATTCAATTTCGGTTCGTATTTCCCACGCGTCGGGAGTTTAAACAGGATTTTTACAGGCCGGGAGTCATTTCGCTGACGAGGATACTTTGGGGCTCCTTTGGCGCAGGAATCCTCCTGCTTGTCATCGGCATTTTTTCTCGAACATTCCAGGTGGGCGTCCTCTACCCCCCTTTGGCTGCAACCTGTTTTATTAACGCCACCTGCGTCTATTTGCGGGTGGCGCGGCCAAAATCAATCATCGTTGGGCATTTTGTGTCCGCCATCGGCGGCGTCTTAGCCGTATGTGTGGGGGAATCACTCTTTGGGGGCACGCGTTTTGCGATCCCTATCAATTTGGGTCTGGCTGTGCTTTTTGCCGCCGTATTCATGCAGATTTTTGACGCGGATCATCCACCTGCCGCCGCAACAGCTGCAATTCCAGTAATTTTACCATTACCCACGTCGGCCTTGCTCTTACCTCTGCACATGGCCTGGGGTTCGGTGATTGCCGTGGTATTTGCTTTTGCCTGGAATCGGCTCTGGTTCGAGTGGCCCCCGCCAGATCCCGAGTGCCGTGTGCCCCGGTTCAATTTGCATATGGAAAAAGCCGATTTTTTCGGCACGGGAATTTGTATTCTGGGCTTCTTGCTGATGTGCGTAAAACCATGGCTGGATATTATATACAAGGTTGGACTTTTCATAATGCTTGCCGGTATCATTGTTCTGGCAACACACCACTTTTTCAAAATAGAATTGGTAAGAGAAAAATAAGGGGAGACTTTGGGGCCGTCCATTGGATTATTGGTTTGTAATCGTTGTCCTGTTTGATACCAATAAAGAATGCTACGCAAAGCTCTATTAGATGCTCCGGGCGTACCGCATTATATTATCGTCCACGGAAAAAGAGAGACATCCTTAAATAATTAAATATCAACATGCTGAAATAAAGTTATTTAAAAGTTTAACCCTTGGTCGTTATTATAAAACAATTATAAAAAAAACTGACTTATTTCTCAGAAATCTAATCTGAAGGATGTCCCGAATAAATACTCACCCGGCCTTTTCTTGGCAACAGCACAAAAACAACAAAGGCATGAGAAATTTATAATCTGAAGGATGCTGCGGAAGCCTCCCCCGATTGCAGGTGCTCTCCATGCTAACCCCTGCGTGCTTATGGTTTCGGTATGTAATCAAATATCTTCTTGGCCAGTTTAGTTGCCATTTTCGCCAGATTCGGCTTGAACAAATGGTATGTTTCCTTGGCTGTGTGAGCTGCTTTCCAGTAAATGACACCGGTTGC
This genomic window from Anaerolineae bacterium contains:
- a CDS encoding HPP family protein: MIQFRFVFPTRREFKQDFYRPGVISLTRILWGSFGAGILLLVIGIFSRTFQVGVLYPPLAATCFINATCVYLRVARPKSIIVGHFVSAIGGVLAVCVGESLFGGTRFAIPINLGLAVLFAAVFMQIFDADHPPAAATAAIPVILPLPTSALLLPLHMAWGSVIAVVFAFAWNRLWFEWPPPDPECRVPRFNLHMEKADFFGTGICILGFLLMCVKPWLDIIYKVGLFIMLAGIIVLATHHFFKIELVREK
- a CDS encoding 4Fe-4S dicluster domain-containing protein yields the protein MKQLSLMIDLERCIGCKTCIAACRNYHELVDHEAGIPNEIPYYLRVESKREGTYPDVSVTSWVVPCLHCINAPCVKACKANAIAKDPETGIVRIDAEKCVGAKDCIEVCHYNVIQFNEKDNFAHKCDMCFDRVHSGEIPVCAEVCLTNAITFGERKLLKQRAVDNGRNVVKKMSTQSILYIR
- a CDS encoding molybdopterin-dependent oxidoreductase translates to MKKTGWIPTVCYQCKAECAILVRAEDGKIKEIRGNPRHGGKACVKAMAGISLEYSQDRLTHPLKRVGKRGEGKFERISWDEALEIITAKLKALKDRGEAHKLTASFFPHSITDPKWRFLNAYGGFINTALPHCDSAKIVSFIKTMGGVPNHHIPPAWFTVPKGGIMILVGRHAFGGMDDAAVPRDILDAKARGAKLVVIDPLFTADAAKADWWIPIKPSGDTAFFLGMIYHIIANDLYDKEFVDNWVREGDFEKLRAYIADKTPETMSKICDVPAATIKKLAEDCAKAPSVGIDSFKGIMLGQALDFGHAWTILLAITGNIDNPGGQPLPDLTPLASVEPVPQGPDLHELGWHRTGPDREKFAKYSFIMEPVWYESQAIKNNDLKVLITAEANPALTEMGQEEWQKAVCMPGENSEYRLELLVSHEIMHSETSRYADIVLPDKSYFERWELLYMPWWYNFGHGIILRQPIVKAPGECRHSNAVFIEIGKRLTPEYFRFKDDVAYYDIQLASLGLSVEKLQEMGGVWSPGSMGFRKYEKRGGFGTPSKKLHLYWEDLEEMNQALPRTGLASEYEVDEDKYPFILVSYRSIFHSGSGQWTHNNPQLRDRVGGLYENPILVNRAAAEKIGIDDKDMVTLSSRTGRVKVRVKLTERIRPDCIGIHHGFGSTVGSVASTGEGVSDNILIPDAGSTLEWQDVVGGESHVSCRVQIEK